ACGGGAAGTTGCTTGGGTTAAGGGAAGGGGAGAGCAGGGCAGGCAACAGATATGGGGAACGGCTGAAAGGAGAATAAAAAGTTGCTAGCCATCCTTTCAAAACTTAATTGCCTTTATACAGTGCCTTTTTAGGGGAGGAAAAAAAACAATTAGCTTTTCGTAATGCTTCTATTACCTTCTTAACTGTCCCCAGAATGGCCTCAGTAAAATCAACATCTACTTTTGAGTACAGGTTAAGACCGTCCCTCCAAATTTCACGTTTTTGTCTGACGTGGATGATCAAATAGAGGTCACCAGCTATACTACTGCGAAGAAGACCAAATTAAGCTGTGAGGATGATAGCGAAAAAGAGAAAAGCACATTGATGTCTATTCTCGAACACCCACCCCACTCCCCCAAAAGAACCATAAAAATTTAGCGACGAGAaacagaaaaagagagagaacagAAAACGGTTAAGTTACACTTTCTAACCTAGGTGAGAGGAAAAACCTTAAGAAGTTTGGGCATATCAATAAGCAAAACAACTAAGCTAGATCCTTAGCCCATGTTCCTTTGGACTTTTCGGAATTACTTTTGCTTAAAGAAGTTTATAGCTATTAATGAGGCATGCTTCAAGTTGTGACTCagatttcctcaaaatcttcttcaCTCTTATGATATATTGCACTTGTTTCACAACACAGAATGAAACAGAAGACACTAACAGCAAATCAGAAAGAGGAGCATTCACAGTCTAGAAAGTATCCACATAGTATCAAAAGACTGGACATACATCAGAATATTGAAGATTGAGAAGCATGACAttaacaccatataaataattaATAACAAGCAGCACCAGCAACAGCTAAAGCAGAGCAGGCAAATAAAACATGCTCTTAGACTCAGAGGAACCTGTTTCTTATAATCACGATAGGATGTATTTGTTCAAGTAaactgaaagttcaaattgcataTACTGCAGATTTTCTAGTGACTTGACAATTTTGGTCAAAGCATTAAGTTTTTACATGAAAATAGGGGAAAGCTACTTAATCACATGAACTTAGGAGCTTTAGTTAAGGGGTGACCTTTTCTTGTCAATGTTACCCTCTCCTCGAACTTGCATTGTGGCTCCATCATGAACTCCAGGTGGAACAACCACTTTGATACTTCGTTTTGATTGTACTTGACCACGGCCACCACATTTTCGACAATGATCAGTTACTATCCTTCCATTACCTCCACAATTCGAGCACATAGATACCTGAAAACATGAATCAGTATCTAGAAAGCAAGTCAAGAAGGACCAGCAGACTAAAATATAGACAGCAGCAAgttgttcaaaataacacacagGTCAGATGTGCAGAGagaatttcctttttttttttttttgcttaaaaACAATCATTCAGCAGAAtaaataagcatagtgagcaGAGCAAAATCTTATCTTCTTTGAAAGTTCCACTATCTCGAAACCGTAGTATAGATCACTTGCCCATAGGTGAAAGACAGTAGCATCATATCAGTTAATCTGAAATGGTCATCAAACTGGCCACGATATCCAGTGGCGATAAAGTTCAAAATAGTATATGAGATGATAATAATATGTACCAGTTGATTGCTGATATATTTGAAATTTTGAATCATATCatgtaaaatgaaaaaaataaaaggtTCAGCAAAGTATGTAGTGATACCTCCTCCAAATTTAATCATCTCCTGAAGGTATTAATGATTTAGTATATGGAGACATGTCCGCTCCTATTGAGATTATTGAAGAGCAAATAATGGAGAGAATTATATGGAGAGGAACAAAAGAGAGTCTCGTAAAGCTTTTCGGGTTCTAGAAAATGTCCTCTGTCCCATTTTAACTTTCTTacttttgttttgctttgttcCAAAAGAATGCCCAATCCATCTAAAAAGAAAGTTTTAATACATTtttataaatacaaaaattatatGGGACCCTCTTTTACTCTTAATACAACTTTCCTTTATCCTATACTCCCAAAATACAGAAGTCAACAGGCACTTACCACCTCCCACAACACATACCAAGTAACTCTACCCACCAAGGCTTCAGACGGGAAGAAATCGCCTAGTGTTGTTTGTCTCTGATGAGATTTGAACCTTGGTCTCCAAGGTTCGCACCCACTTCTTTAATACTAGGCCACAACCTTGGGTGCACAATTTGAACCATCATTTTAATGATTGTGCCAGGTAAAAAGTAGATTAAGAAAATGGTCAAAGggagttttggatttttcttcccATGATAAGTGGACACTATTCTGGGATGAGCTAAAAAGGAAGTAGGACTGTGCTTCTGGCACAAAGGGAGCGGTAGAGAACATCAAATAAAAGTATATAATATTTATGCCGAGAAATCCTTCAATGATAACACCTATGTCCATTAATCATCAAAAAATACAAGCTTGCAAACTTTTCAGTCAAATGTTATTTTAGAGCAAAAAAAAGGCCATCAAGAAATAGAATATCCAACAAGAAATCAGTTTAGATTGTAACATGAAAAGAAGATGAATAACAAAATAAGTGATTTCCCATAGCATGCAACAATTAGTAATTTCTCATGCAAGCATGTGAAATTACCTGAGACATTATTCCAAAAGGTGTTTTCTGTGTTTTCACCACTCCTCCTTTTCCGCCACAGTCAGAACAGACTTTAACACAACTGCTAGATTTAGCACCAGTCCCGCCACAACTATCACATGCATCGAGAGAAGGTACTTCGATGTCTCGCTGCCCTCCAAATATAGACTCTTCAAAGCTCAAATCAAGGTCATAACTGGGAAACAAGAAATAAATTCATTACCAGATATTCAGCTAATGAAAAATGTTAGATAGTTATGTGTAAATAGTCCTAGTCCCATATGTAATAGGAGTAGAATATGTCCTAGTCCCATATGTAGTAGGAATTGAATATGTCCTAGTCCCATATGTAGTAGGAATTGAATATGTCCTAGTCCCATAAGAGTagaatatgtataatatataggACTTATTGTATCATTATTATCCAATAATAGACTTTTCTCCTGtgcattctcacatggtatcagagcttcagTGAGAAAATTGTCGTTGTGCGTCATTCTAGCAACATCCGGGAAGAAAGATCTCGTCGCCGTGCAATTTTCCGGCAACTTCGTCTTGTTCCCAGGGTTCATTACTATCAGTGTTTTGGAAAGCGTTAAGCGCAAAAAAGCGACGAGGCCTCGCTTCACCGAAGCGAGAAGCGAGAAGCGAAGCGCACACTTTTTTCATGTGAAGCGCAATTTaacacataaataaataaataaaaaatagacATAGATAAATGGCTAAGAACtcgttaaaaataacatattaagcaAATGTTTCAATTCTTGAATCAAGAAGCAAATAATAGATATTAATCAAATTAAATTTACTACAGTCaacaaccaaaaaaaataaaaaaataacagtTAATTCACTTATAAATTGCAGAAAACAGAGCATAAAGCAGATGATAAAGCAGAAAACAGAGCACAAAGTAGAACAGAAGAAGAAAAGTCGTTTAGGGCACAAAATCAGCGcttaaaaagtgaaaaaaattgaaagaagaagaagaagtcgttgaagaagaagaagtcgTTGAAGAAACTTACCGAGATCTGGAGAAGAAGTCGTTGGAGCAGCGGTGGTCGTCGCTGGAGAAGAAGTCGTTGAAGAGCGTATGTTTATTtgccaatttttttaaaaaaaaccctAGCTGATGCCTTCTGCTCGCTTAAGCACGCTTTTTCTCACTTTTTTTACCGGCTCGCTTCTCGCTTCAGCGAGAAAAGCGCACGCTTTTTGAATGTGAGTCGCCTTTTTAGCAGAAAAGCGCTAGCCCTGCGCCTCGTGTTGCTTCATCGCTTAAAGCGAGAAGCGAGCGCTTTTAATAACACTGATTACTACTACAGTGGTATTGTGCATATACCAGTACCACCATCAGATCCGAAACCCTTGTGCGACCAAACCCCAGAAATTCCAGTCCCATCGGAACAGAAGAGTAAGTCACCGTGCGTCTTTCTGGTTGACGACTCAAGATTAATTTGCGTTATCTCTTCATAGGTCAGTGTTGTGCAAAAACCAACACAACCATCTTGTTCGGAAAAGTCAAGCGACAAAACTTAAGTCAATCGCTCCGGCAGAAAGTCCTTCACGCGCCTCCACCCGCTGCCAGAACTAGGGTTCCGTCGAGATACAGTAACTTTTCCAGCGTGTGAGCCATTCCGGCCACTTTTTGACAAAACTTCTTCAGGACAACTTACTTGTCCAGTGATTCCACGCCTATACATATAAATTACACCAAATTCTGACAACTTCTATTTTTCCGGCGTGAACAGTAATTTTCGGAAAAGTTAATGTTTTCTGATGGTGTTTTAGAACCTATTTTGTAATGTGGAATTCGGCTTAGTCTCACTAGTTTCAAATTTTTTCCAAGACTTTTCGGCCAACTTTTGTTTATCAGCAATTAtctggttttgttgctcagggggagtctagtgcagatattttcaccaagtccctcactggtcctcgtattagttacatatgtaataagctcggtacatatgatttgtaAGCACCGGCTTGAGGAGGAGTGTTAGATAGTTATGTGTAAATAGTCCTAGTCACATATGTAATAAGAGTAGAATATGTCCTAGTCCATATGTAGTAGGAATAGAATATGTCCTAGTCCCATAAGAGTagaatatgtataatatatataggaCTCAATGTATCATTGTTATTCAATAATAGACTTTTCTCCGTGCATTCTCACAAAAAAGACAGACTACGAAGGAAGAACAAATCAAACTCTTTCCTCTCGTCCTCAATTACTTCGAACATAATATCAAACCAAAGCTGATGGAGAAgttattctgttttcttttcctcaataTTCTTGCTTCATTTCACTGATGCAGGTAAAGCCATGAAACTTAAACAAACCTTCACCCAGCAATATATAAGAGCTAAAAACTCTCCTCAACAATGAATGTTACTATAAAGAAGTAGTAGAAACTCATCCTCTTGCttggttggttttttttttttttttggttgggggggggggggggggactgaAGACACGCAGTGAAGATATAACTGCAATGGGAATCATAATCAGAAAACTGTATTTTTTCTGCATGAGACATATCCAATATCACCAAGGCCAAGGTATTAAGATATACATAGTTTCAGAAGCAAAAGCGCATGGAGACTCACCGAATATCAAGATCCTGCCTCCCCATATTCCTAAAATCGAAGCTGAAGCCTCCTGATCCACCACTTCCTCCAAAAAAACCACTTGACTCTCCAAAATACTCAGAAAATACTTCAAAAGGGTCCACCTAAAGATCAGATAACCACGCGGGAACAGAAACCAGTCATCATGAAGAAGAATAtgaaaacataaataaaggccaGTACTTTTAACATTGCCAAAAGTAGCAGAAATAAATTGTTTTTATATGATCTTACCCCCTGCGCACCACTACCAGGCACATTATACTCTCCTCGCAACCCTGCCTCGCCAAAACGGTCATATGAAGACCTCTTCTCATCATCTGATAATACCTAATAATACACTTTTGTAATCAAATcgaaaacaatgaaagaaaagacCAGAAGTAAATCTTAACCAAGTTGGATACCTCGCATCATTTTAACAAGCGTTTTTCACAATCTCAGTAAATAATCAGTTCAACATAAAATTTGCAAACAGAGAAGAAATTGAAGTGGTGGGGGAAGGGAGCAGGATGTTACCTCGTATGCAGCACTAATCTCTTTAAACTTTTCTTCAGCTCCAGGACTTCTATTCACATCAGGATGATACTGTTCCCAAGCAAAGAAGTGTTCATATTCAAGAAGCAGAAAATGCCACAAGACAGAAATGTGTTTATCAAAGACATTCAAGCACAAAGTATGTTTAAGCAACAAGGAAGGtgataataacaattaacaaCTAACATATGAATAGCCAAACCAAACTTATACATACATAACAAACATTTAATGTAATAATAAGTTAACAGAGGAGTTATACCTTGCGAGCAAGCTTGCGATAAGATGCTTTGATTTCTTTGAGCGTTGCATTTCTACTGACATTAAGAACTGAATAGGGGTCGGAACTGGTCGACTTCGCAGCAGCTGTAACACTAACAAAGCGCCGCCGTTTCCGGTTAACGGGGAACAAATTAGGCTTAATAGAGACGAATTTGAGAGGTGGAGATATGAAGCTCGAAAATGTGAGGGTTTTAGGGAAGTTGAAGCTCGAGAGAGAGCAGTTTGGGTTAATATTAGACGCAGTGCAGAACCAGTTAGGGTTATGGATAGCCGGCATCGCCGGCCGGAATCTAGAGGTAAGAGGTCGGGTCTGGTTCTGGGGAAGGAACAAATAGAGAAGAATGGAGTAGCTTTTTTGATTTGGCAAGAGAATGTAAAACCTCTCTCGAAGGGACAaagggttttcttcttttttctctccttttcaaTCTCTTTCTTAATTTTCTCATTGCATTTGATTTTTACATTCCAAGCTCTATATTGTTTGGGTACTCTACAAGGTCTTATCACCGTATTATagtttgtttggatggttgttatgtaTCTTTTtataatgtatcgtattgtattgtatcattttgatgcatatataatgtttggatagattgtattgtttaTCGTCATTTCACGAtgtcatgcaccaacaatatgaaaaATAAGCTTGTAATATTATAGATTATAAAGAAAAAGTAAGGTACGGGGTAAAACTATTACATAAAAGGAAGTGTAAAAGATAAAAtaagattatttaataataaagaAGGGCAAGATGTGACAAAAAATAAGGTAACGACGCGACCCCCAAATCGGTCGTTCCATTAAGAAGCATTTTTCATCATTATGTTATGACGAATTTAACGATATGAGAccataaaatttaagtaacaatgaaaacaaatattatatttaaagtaataatacaatacaatacaatacaactgtaacaaccatccaaacaagttgttaatAGACTATATGTGAGTCTTTTGTCATACTGATGTGTAGAACAAACATGTAACGCATAAAATGACTATCCAATTATTAACTCCAAATtgagaataattttttttattaatcgTCGTTGgataggggtgtgcattcgatttatcgatttgattttgacccttatcgataattacttatcgattatcgatttgtacatatgcttatcgttatcgtttcaataaggttttgattttttcgatttcgatttatcgatttttggggtttatcgattcggttatcgattacaccaataagaaaatttacgggattccacggaaagtatattGCTATAAAtacgcctaactaatatggacaaaaagaagctaaaataagacgaacaccgtttataacataaaattgtgtcaacaagcatatgcaacgaaactaaagtaaagaatcaaatgtatgtcaccaacactccaacggtataaaaaaaatacaacatcacggctaattctattttccattaatttgaacttcattcccttgaggtttaaatatgatcattccttaaatgtggtagatgAAATAATAGGGTTCGGGACTTGGGGgaaaggaaagggtattatagaataagagtaaaaaaaaaaattatatcttatcggtttatcgataaatcgataatcgaagaggacaaaatcgaaatcgataactcgataaggaaaatttcgaaatcgaaaCCGAAatcgataacaaataatcgattcgatttatcgatagaccgattcgaatgcacacccctacgtTTGGACGTgagtttttcaatttttaagaaGACTAGTAATCTATTTGGCgaacttttgtttttttttctaatttgagGCGTTTGACGGAAAAGAAAAAGCGCTTTCAATTTTTTCTGCAGATGAAGGCCTCATATCAAAGGCACAAGACTGAGGCACAAGAAAAAGCGCTTTCAATTTTTTCTGCAGATGAAGGCCTCATATCAAAGGCACAAGACTGAGGGATAGGAGACAATCAAAGAAGACGTGTCATAGGCAGTTCTTGAGTTCATTCCAGTAGTCAACAGTAGAAATGACTTTCAACAAAACATTTCATTTCATGAGAAAAGGACTAGCACCATCTCATCTTTAGATATAGTTCAAACGAAAAGTTGCATAGCAGGTTTGAAAATGAGGATCCGAGCAATTACGATCGATGATTGGTCTTCATAACATTCATCATCTTTACATTCAGATTTCAGAAGTTAATTCTACTGCCTATGTAGCTCTTATAATCTAATAAGCGTTTGCAAACATTCACTATAAAACATATCATTTCCCCTTCACTGTTTGCTGAAGCTGATCCATTAACAGATGCGCCACTGATTTGTATCCCATCTCTCTAGCTGTTTTGTCCAAGATCCAACAATGTAAAATACACAAGAATTAGAAAAATTCTCAGTGCACACTAAAACAACAGAAATGATGAGCAAACAAAACCTCAATTAAACTAGTgatcatacaacaacaacaacaacaacaacaacaacaacaatccagtataatcccacaggtagtgtgtacgcagacgcTACCCTACCCTGGgaagtagagagactgtttccgatagacgtTCAGCACAAGAAGATGAAAAGAGAAAATAGAACAGAAACTAGTGATTATACAAACCTCTGAATATGGCAATCCCAGTTGGAGCCATCTTTCTCTTCTTTAGGCACAATGAGCTAGAAAAACATAAATACACATAAGCAAAGAATTGATCCACGAGCAAGAAAAACCAAATGAAATTTGCCAGTATCAGTATCAAAAGAATGTAACTTCATAAGCACCTACTCCTGTTCTATATAACCACCAAAACTACCTGTTACATATCCAATATGGATTGATGCCCTTTTCTTCAGTGCAATGAGGGCATACCCATCCTTTATTTGCTCTCACCTCCTCCAGTTCTAACACATATTTGCACAGATTTAGTACTTAATCAACATTCATAAGTAAGAAAACAAAGATCAGTGTCACAAAGTTTCCAATGGTGGGCCTTCTATTTAATAGAACAGAATAGTATTAGTGCACTAGAGTTGCAGCAAATCCATTTTAAGTGGTCAGAGTGCCCTAGAGTTACAGCAAATCCATTTTAAGTGGTCACAGTACAACATGAGTGATCTTCAGCTTAAAACCATATGATTGCATAACCTTTAGTGCCTAAAAATGCATAGCTATTGCCCCACCTTCACCATATCGAACCTTAAGACAACCTCGGCAAAGAACACCATTGGTAGAATGACAAATTGAACAATCTGTCTTGCCTGTATATATCGGAAATTTTTTACAATTCATCAGTCTGTATATAAACTAGTAGTATCACAAAGCACAAAATAATTCGTAAGACTAACCTAAGCAAGGTTGATCTGTGTCCAAATCACCACATCGTTTACAGTCTTCTTCACCACACAATTTCTTTTGCCTGCATTATCGCAAATCATCATTTTGAACTGATTCACGTGTTATAGATTAGCAGTTTTATGGTACATAAGGACAAGTTGAGCTGACATATGGTACATAAGAACAAGTTGAGCTGACATAGATGTAAATTCAAGTTCAAATTCACGCTTCCTAgaaaaaattaaacaaaagaGCGGGGAAGTCCCTCAATTCATTGCACATTGAGTAACAAAAACTCGGATTTGCAGAAGGATACACTATCAGTATTTTAACTTATTATAGCAGGTTCCACAACATTTTTATCAGGTTCGCAAATTCATGTTTATAGCAGAGATTTATCTATCATTACTTtataagtaactttaattgtgcgGATAATTTTTACAAAATGAAAGGCTAAAAAATCGGCAAGGGTATTAGAAAACGAGTATAAGACCTGCAAAAGTGACAGCAAATACCAAAAATAGGGTCATATATAGTTCCCCTATCTTTGCTGGTACAACGCCGAGACAAAGCTTCCGGTGTAAGGTGCGGTATTAAGCCATCTTTCACTCTCAGGAGAGGTGCATTAGCAGGTCTCTTCTCATTATCTTCTTCAACATCTCCTTCTTCAAAAAGCCCCAATTTCCCTAAAAGCATtacaaaacaaaatacaaaaaggaTACATCATTCTCATGTCAAAATCCAAAATCACTctcaaaaaaaggagaaaagagacATAAAAACGGACTTTTTGCTGGTGGAGCAGAGTAGCAGGACTTCTCATTCAAGCGACCCGAACGGCGCAATTCTGATTCGGGAGGGGTGTTGCCTTTCAATCGATCGGAACGGCGCAAAGGAGTAGAGAAATAGTCAACTTTGTTATATTTTTTCTTCTCCGATTGAGGTTTAGAAGTGATACTTCGAAGCTCTGTGATGGTTTTTTGAAGTCCAAGACCGGCCAATCGAGCCTATAATCAAAAGAAAATCAGCTATAGGAATTCGCATTGATAGAAATTAGACACTCAAATTGAAAGAGAAGAGACCTGGTTTTCCAAGATCCGGGCATTTCGCAGTTCTTCATAGTCAGTTTTCATTCCAAGCCTTCCCATTATGGCACTTTAGGGTTTCAAACGGCGATTtccttcctctttcttcttcgagATTGCAGGCTTTCTCAGTTCTAACGGATACCTTGGCAAGATCTGAACTTTTTTGAAAATTGAAATGGGAAAACGACCGTTGATATTGTACAAAACATTTTAGAATTGTGTAAAAAGACCCCCTCAAGTCTTGAATTAAGAAAACGGGACGTTTTATACAAGAAAAAAGGCCGGATTTACCCATGTACTTTGCTAAATAGTATACATTTCCCTAACCTTATACTTTCCGTCTAATAGctcgtttggccaagctgcaaaaatcagcttattttgagaagtgctttttctcaaaagtactttcggtgagaagcagtttgtgtttgaaaAATACTTCTGAGCaataattagtgtttggccaagttttaaaaaactgcttctaagtgtatttttctcaaaagtgcttttcagaaaagtatttttggagagaagctacttttttctgcttctccaaaactgcttctacttctcaaagtactttttttcttttcaaaagcttggccaaacaccttaattttagaagaaaaaaaaagcatttttgaccaaaaaaaagtgcttttgcctcaaaagaagcttggccaaataagCTATAAATACACTCCCTACTGTTACCAAAGTgaacaaaaatagtcaaaatttaCCCTCCTTTCTATACTGTCCGTCAAAGTGAACAAAAATAGTATATAAATTTACCCTCTTTTATAATGTCCGTCTAAATACACCCTCTATTGTTACCAAAGTGAACAGAAATACCCCAAGTCATAACGGTTGTCTGTTGTGGCACCCCGACCCTAGGGCTAAGCTTATATTGGGTAAAACTGATAGCTCGAACCGAAAAACTCTTATTGAGTTATcggtattgtcacacctcctttttacctacaacCCCAAgggtgtaagggagtttttttcaatttaagtgacaatcgaaacaggatgatatttattaaaattcagagtcgccacttgagataatttatggtgtcccaagtcaccggtttaaaatcccgaatcgaggaaaaaaatgactctgtttaacagtccgcgaaccagaaatccgggtaagaaattctattaacccgagggaaggtgttaggcattcccgagttctgtggttctagcacggtcgctaaaCTGTTATCAATGGtccaattatctgattttaaaaccattataaacctatgtgtatttttactttaaaccgcttttatttaattaattaaaggaagattgcaatgtcatttaaaatatgtttcaaacCACTCACATAAATATACCCGCAGTTCGCAACACATTTCAGctaacgttgagatttggatttgggtcacataaatgcgcacccaagtttaggaaagtaaattattaaatagcgcgcctaaagcaactacgcgttttcaACTTTGTGGGGCCatggaaattcgctaaatggtacgcttcgaattctaaggattaaaatgtTATCTAAGCAAGGGtaatgcattttgagattttatttggcacggtaTACCTCGATTATTCTATCAAAAGTATTTCTAAACTTAGTTTTTGAAGGTCATATACTGTTTGCATTATCTAATATGGCGCGCCTCAAATCAAGGAGAGCTTAATTAACttcaacaaaatataacttggaACCTTTGTTTGCA
This sequence is a window from Nicotiana sylvestris chromosome 3, ASM39365v2, whole genome shotgun sequence. Protein-coding genes within it:
- the LOC104218662 gene encoding uncharacterized protein; the protein is MPAIHNPNWFCTASNINPNCSLSSFNFPKTLTFSSFISPPLKFVSIKPNLFPVNRKRRRFVSVTAAAKSTSSDPYSVLNVSRNATLKEIKASYRKLARKYHPDVNRSPGAEEKFKEISAAYEVLSDDEKRSSYDRFGEAGLRGEYNVPGSGAQGVDPFEVFSEYFGESSGFFGGSGGSGGFSFDFRNMGRQDLDIRYDLDLSFEESIFGGQRDIEVPSLDACDSCGGTGAKSSSCVKVCSDCGGKGGVVKTQKTPFGIMSQVSMCSNCGGNGRIVTDHCRKCGGRGQVQSKRSIKVVVPPGVHDGATMQVRGEGNIDKKSSIAGDLYLIIHVRQKREIWRDGLNLYSKVDVDFTEAILGTVKKVTTVDGMKDLQIPPGCQPGEKIKMSKMGVPDMNRSSVRGDHLFLINVQIPKNLSDAERTLVEKLASLRATSKQYSVSSGGDSKGVARFWKPIKDFLRMGRSGRRFASIGTDTIVFWSLNRSLPSFPQITSLFAVFIGTCIFALVKVCCYKILQPKQSAKLKFLLHREIKEQ
- the LOC104218661 gene encoding uncharacterized protein, with translation MGRLGMKTDYEELRNARILENQARLAGLGLQKTITELRSITSKPQSEKKKYNKVDYFSTPLRRSDRLKGNTPPESELRRSGRLNEKSCYSAPPAKRKLGLFEEGDVEEDNEKRPANAPLLRVKDGLIPHLTPEALSRRCTSKDRGTIYDPIFGICCHFCRQKKLCGEEDCKRCGDLDTDQPCLGKTDCSICHSTNGVLCRGCLKVRYGEELEEVRANKGWVCPHCTEEKGINPYWICNSSLCLKKRKMAPTGIAIFRAREMGYKSVAHLLMDQLQQTVKGK